GTGCTCGGCCGACTGCTGGTGGGCCTGCTGCTGAAGAACCAACTGGGCGAGGAGCTGAAGGAGCGCTTCCTCAGCGAATACGGTCTGACAACGGCCGACATCATCGAACGCGTCTACCGACAGCCCTTCCCGAACCGTTTCTTGGCGAGCTTCTCGCCCTTCATCACCCGCCACCTCGACGATCCACGCATGCGGCAGCTCGTCCGCGGCGCTTTCAAGGACTTCTTCGCCCGCAACGTGATGCAATACGACGGCTATACGGATCACCCCGTGCACTTCGTCGGCTCCGTAGCCTACCATTACCAGCCACTCCTCCGCGACACCGCTGAGGGCCTTGGCCTACGCGTTGGCACCATCGCCCAAAGCCCGATGGAAGGACTCCGGGCCTATTATTCATCGAACTACCTATGACAGCATTTACGAAGATTACGGAGCAAGATTCGCTCTACGACAATTTAGAGAACAAGAGCGTCCGCGAACTGCTGGACGACATCAATCGCGAGGACCGCAAGGTGGCCGTAGCCGTCGGCGAGGCTATTCCGCAAGTAGAAAAACTGGTCGAACAGATCGTCCCGCGCATGCAGCGTGGCGGGCGCATCTTCTACCTCGGTGCCGGCACCAGCGGACGCCTCGGTGTGCTCGACGCATCGGAGATACCGCCCACGTTCGGCATGCCGCCCACACTCGTCATCGGACTCATCGCCGGTGGCGACACAGCGCTGCGTAACCCGGTGGAAAACGCCGAGGACGACACCCAGCGCGGTTGGCAGGAGTTGCAGGAGCGTCACATCACGGCCGACGACACCGTGGTCGGCATCGCAGCCTCGGGCACGACGCCCTACGTGGTTGGTGCCCTACGTGCAGCGCGTCAGGCGGGCATCCTCACGGCTGGCATAACGAGTAATCCCGGATCGCCCGTGGCTACGGAGGCTGAGATACCGATCGAAGTCGT
The sequence above is drawn from the Tannerella serpentiformis genome and encodes:
- the murQ gene encoding N-acetylmuramic acid 6-phosphate etherase, whose protein sequence is MTAFTKITEQDSLYDNLENKSVRELLDDINREDRKVAVAVGEAIPQVEKLVEQIVPRMQRGGRIFYLGAGTSGRLGVLDASEIPPTFGMPPTLVIGLIAGGDTALRNPVENAEDDTQRGWQELQERHITADDTVVGIAASGTTPYVVGALRAARQAGILTAGITSNPGSPVATEAEIPIEVVLGPEFVTGSSRMKSGTAQKMLLNMITTSVMIRLGRVKGNKMVNMQLSNQKLVDRGARMLVGELGLSYDRARTLLLLHGSVKKALDAFGREGGDKEQTR